The stretch of DNA tcctttatatAAGGAACACTCCTTAAATCTATGCTTTATTAAATAAGTAATTCCTTTTATAcccttattgaattgaattgtataCTCCAATATAACCTATTCCAATGCTTAACATTACTTACACATACATTTCCTATACAAAAAAATTGGAGGCAAATTTTAGTAAACAAAGAGTCACATAAATGGTCTACCACCATGTATAGGAGGAGTTACATTGGAATTAAGAATAGTGGTTTAGTATATTGATAATTACAAGAGACAACAATCAATTAAGACCAAGGTTATTTTTGGAATtaaacataacattttagaatttttaataaaaaaaataggtttccttggtctgtgtgtttttgtcaaactgttccttataataaggaccggagggagtactctttaatgtattaaatacacaagtttcaacataaaatttcatatttatatgcttaactagtgtctTATCTTTCCTATCTCTACTAATTTTTTACAAATACACTTATTTGAAGTAGGTAAATCTACATTATTAGAGtagttaaatataaaattacacaaattcataagaaaactaaataaatttaaaaaatggggAAGCCCAAAGTTATACTACCCTTTGCCCCTGCCTTTTAGACTCTTAGCCTCAATAGGAAAAAAGACTCACATTACTTGAGAATTGAGGCTAAAGGTAACTTATAAATACTGTAACAACAATCTCTTTTATCCAACGAGATGTCTTTTACAAGATTATTTGCAACAATGTTGGTGTTCTTGTGAACTGGTTttgaattttacaattgtttgataaaattttcatttttacattTGCACATACAAAGTATCTTTTTATCcaaattagtaattagtatgaatttttttaatccaaTGACAATTATCATCTTTTAATTACCAACATACAGAAGAACTTCCGAGGCAACGTCAGAGACCCAAGTCACCGCGGAGCCAAACAATAGCTCCCAAAACCACAAATCCAACGCCAAGAACGATGAAAAGATGAGCAATGCCAATGTTTGATAGCGGTTCAATGGCCAACCAGAAGCTTTAGCCATTGTCTTAAGAAATGGAAGTGAACTAGTATTAAGTTTCGTTTTCCTTATGGACCAAGCTGTTATCCACTCCACGTTGGACGGGACTAAATCGAACTCTTCCCTCAACCTCCTTCCGAGATCCGGCATGTGGCCACCGCCATAAAGTATGGCAATCTTATTTTGTCCCTTATCCATTGCACTTTTGAGGTTCTCGATTGCAACTCGATTTCTCTCACCAATTATAACAGATTTCTCCTCTACATCTGCTGTATTTTGTGTCAACCTATACAACAATAGTATTGTCGTCAATACACAAGTTGGTGACTcgacaaaagaaaatcaaagaCTATTGTAATGCAATCTCTTAAGGATTGTTgtgtgggctaatttagcttctccCAAAAAAAATCTCTTAAGGATTGTTGGTAACATATTCTTCACAAAACACTCTTTCCTATCGGTTGAAATTCATTAAGATCCCACCGTTTTAGAAACGGCCCGCAAAATCATGCAGGTCCCACATAAATCTAGTGGGACCTATATGAATTTAAACTAATAGGAGAGATTGTGTTGTCAAGAGTGTTTTAGATAGCATCAAGCAATCTTTTTTCTACTTTCAGTGCATGTTTGGAATCATGATGAGTTAATGAAATCACAATGGCACTGTAATTGTGTTGAAGATCAAGCCAAACAATGAGAAAGATGAGAGGGACTTACTCAGATGTTAGTCTCTTTGCAAGAAAGACTTTCATGGCACCACTCAAATCAAGCCTTGACAATGCCTCAATTTCAGGATAATCTGATGTTGGACTTCCCACATCTGCACAAACGCCTCCGATGATAAGAAGGCCAACAAGCGGCATAGGAAGTACACGTGAAGCCCATAAAAGCTTTGATCTCCATGGATCAAGATCTTCTGGAATGGAAGGCTGCAACATCGCCTTTGTAGATCTAAGAGTCATATCCTTTGCAAAAGTAAATAAGCTTTCACCTTTTGCTCGCtgaaataaaaagagaaaaattagaTCTCaacattgaaaataaataacGATCATTACTCATTAGCCCTCATAATCAACTCAAAAATCAGCAAAAATATTAGCAACTCGAAACCTGGAGTAATTGGAAGGTCTCATAATCAAGATCTGCATGTTGCCAATTTTCAGTCTGGTAATCGAGACAATCTAATTGGAAATCAAGCCTGAGAATTTGAGCCATCTGTCTTTGGATGAATCCCAAAATGTTAAAACCTCTAGTTTGTGATccttttaacctttttttagGATTTCTCATATTCTGTAAAGTTTCCTTGCTAGCTACCATTTCATAAAGAACACAATCATAGGATTCAAGCTCCTTTTGGAGGACCAGAAAATACCTGCTCATATAAATTAGGATCATCCATATAGTTAATAATGGTTggtaaaaaatgtaaaaataaaatgaacaaattaagTCAATGCATCGAAAAGAACTGTACAATTGTACTTTGTTATGAGTATAAGTCCAAAGGGAGAGATCTTCTGAAAAGACTAGTCTATTAGGTGAAAGAATCCCTATACTTACAAGTCTCACTTCTTATGTTAGACCTCCCAATGTGACTCGTAACATCTCGAGAGGCGGCACCCTCAGTGACTTTCAGTCCACAACACTTCACTTAGTGTTATGGTACTTCACTCAACTTGTTCATGATGGTTGCTCTTCCCCCTGCATTTCTCTCACTAGCAAAAACACTACCAGGTGATATCTCCCGATAGATGGGGTGACATGGGGGATTCTGATCAATTTAGAGGGAGCAAGAACAACCATCCTTGTTCATTGGCAAGAACTCTCCACCTGTCAGAATCCTTCATATATataacctctctctctctctcactcttcCTCCCCCTTCTGTAACTGAATGTCAGGATGATCATTTTCTTCATCCATTTTATTATGAACAACACATTTTGGACCTCCAATCATGACCTCACTCTCACTTCAAACCAATACACCTCCAATCATGACCGATAATATCAATCGAAGTACACATCGATAACTCCTAAACAAAAGTTTGAACTTAATAATTACTAGCACTCATTGACACCGACCTTATTCAAGACCACAAGGGTTGCAAGTCGGTGGTTTTCTAGACCTGCATAAATGTCTAAAACCATCCTATTAAACTTCAAATGTATAACTTTGGTTATGACATATTATACTTCATGTTCCCATGATTGATTTCCAAGAATACTTCATAACCTTTCCTCATAAAACCCCATGATTTGTATCACTTCCTCATCCCCACCAAAATTTCTTCACCCCCTAACAACAAAAGATATGGATAGGCTTAGATACAAACTTAAGCTCTTTCAAATTAACATCCAAACAGACAATGAGTGTGTTTGGAAGAGTTTATCTGAGTTTATCTTACTGACATAAACATTTATGTGAGTATCAAGTAGAGTTAATCAAAATAGCACAAGATGTGACCATAATCAGTTGTTtacaacttattttcataagattTCTAAAATAATAGATACAATGTATAAAGTTTATCTTCATTTTCTCTTGAATTGTGCCGGAACaactaagggtctgtttggattgggTTGTATGAACCTATCTACTGACATGAGCACTTGTAAGACTGTCtgagagagcttatggaaacaaatTAAGATATGTGTATAAGTTTTTCTCAACTCATTTCCATAATATCTccatgatagcttatgaaagCAGCATATAgttatatgaaaacaaattgAGTGACTGACATTATGAAGCATAGACTACGACATGGACACCTGATACGACACAGACACATCAACACtgctaatataaaaattatagaacattgacaatcaaaatatatacatgtgcATCTAAGTTGAGTAAGTTATTTCATTAAAACAAGATACAAGTATTTAatctttatttatccatctactatcCAAACAAGGCCTAATTAGCTTTTGAAAACTATCAAATCCAAAAAGCAATAAATGAAAAAAGTGCAAGATAAACAATACATACTCTTCATCAGCTATGTGAATTGTTGAAATCAAATCAACCTACAACAACACAAAGGGCATCAAGAAACCATTATAAAtaacttcaacaacaacaacaaaaaaaaccaattgagtaaaaacaagaaaaacataaGCTTTAAACTAACCTGAAGAAAAGGCTTCAAAATGGACCAAGGAAATTTCTTCTTATAACTAACAACAGCAGTTTGCAACAAACCAGTAGAACCATCAATCCCTTTCTTGAAACGCATGAAATCAGCAATGGAATTGTTCTTTAGAAACTGTTCTGGTGACCCATTTTCTTGTTGAGTGGAAGCagatgaaaaagaagaagatggtttgaatttgaatttgaaggttGCATTTGAAAAGGGTGGTTTTGGAAATCCAAcaagaaaagaaggaaaaggTCTGTTTCTGAAAAGGGTAGAATTGGAATTTGAAGTTGATGGAGAATCAGAAAGGAATGAAGTTGATGAAGAGATTGTTGAAATTGAAGTTAACACCATTGTTGTTGTTCTGTGTTGTGTAATCTGATACAGGAACAATGTGTTTGTGTGACAGaggtttgtgtttgtgtttgtgtgtgtgtttggaGGATAGACcgaaaaattggattttttttggaattCACCGATTGGAATAACCGACCTTGATACTTCTAGTTATTTCAGTTAAATTCTAACACCCTCTTTTGGAAAGTGAGTGTACACTAggtaatttttactttttcacTACTTAAGTACTTAAAGAGtcaatgttataaaaatgagaaattttgacgAAGAACACCCGCATAAAATTCAAGATTTTTACATGTAAGTTCACTACATAAGTAGCGTATATgtcctctacttaagtagcggaccttaataaaaatgaaaaatttaaggaaaaaaaactaacatgaGTTTAAAGATTTTTACAACACCTGCTACTTAAGTTATGCATTTTGACCGCTACCCAATGCTTGGCAATCCTTGGTAGAGCTTATTTATGATTTCGTGCTGAACCTGGTAAACGAACAAATAGGTGGTATTACTTAatggacgttataaaaatgataattttgagAAAAACACTCTCGTAACatgaaattttctcatttttataaagtTTGTTATTTAAGTAGTAGACCgaattcgctacttaagtagcagataaggatattttgataattttgtaagCCGTGCgagaaaacagaaaaaaaatgttcttactaagaattaaaaaaaaaaaaaaaaaagtgattgctcttttgtcaagtagtctagtagtTAGACTCtcacaccttttttttttgtcaaatagcctaATAGCTTGATTCCCGCACATTTAAATGTGAAGAAGTGCGGAATCCGAGATTCGAACCCCGGCCACTCAGTAATATCTTGAGTAGCTACCATTTAAGCTACActatttttttgctttcaccaccagttgaatctggttcgggagtcagttctgacatcaagttgTTTCAGCCCCCTCCTGTTCGCAGTTGCGGAGAATCGAACGGcggtccttcctaccaagttcagcaccaatcaccactgaaccaactaacgttTGATACCATTTAAGCTACTCTTATGGGacaattttcttttgaattagGTGTATTTTTGAGATAGAATTAATGGTAGTTAATGGGTGCTTTCTAAAACTTCCCTAAATGCTTTCATTCAACATCTTCCTTAAATAGTTGTAATTTCTCTTATTCACCATCCTAGCTAGTTGGAGaacttatgtttgtcatatgTTTCATGAAGTTAATCGGTGTATTGGCCTGCATAATACAGGTCACTtgtcactatttttttttgtttcattttgatTTATCCTATTCTAAAACTTCTTACAGATGATGTAtgactttctttttttcttttcttttttttttttataacgtaTGACTTTCTAATTTGTTTTGCttgattttgtaatttaattcccgttatattaatattaatattaatatattattcaacgtaaaaacaaaaatgtagtaaacttttgaaaaaaaaacaaatgtttaATGGAACATATGACCTCTGAACAAGATTAGACGGTTTGGTGGACCGGATACCGATGGtaaaaatcaaacatttcaataaaaaaacaaaaaaaaaaagtcaaaatgtgATAAATAGTTTTTGAGTTAATCTCTAATTTAGTCTTGTAATATGAATGAAATCCATATTTAATCCAtgtaaaaacataaattttgatTTCATCCCTAGATTCTCCAAATTAAATCACATCACATccctcattaaaaaaattaaataatagtaataataataataaacttgtattttaaattaatcatattttaaattcaagtcACCTTGCCATGTCATCAGATTTCAACCACAAAATTAAATGAGGGATGAAATTTGAAGGATATGATATTACATGGACGAAATATGAACTTTGCTTATATTACAGGGATTAAAATAGGGATTAACCCATAGTTTAATCAAACTTTTTGCTTAAAtagaagcttttttttttaaaaaaaaaaattgtgtatctTTTTGTGAGACTCTTTGAATTATCTATCTACTTAATCATTTTCTTAACAAAATACTTTTAATTACTTCGTCACACCCCTCTTGTGATGATTGATTGGGAGAGAGGtgagataataattttttcttaaccCTTCGGTTCTTAGCGGAAGGCGATTTAGTAATTCAAAGTTCGACCGCAAAGTAAATAAAGTCtgattaaaaaattgtttcaccTATATATAAATCTGgttttattccttttttctAAGTATATAAATCCGGTTTAACTCTCGCTCTTCCATTTTGTCAAAGACGTTAATTATGTGTTCTAAATTCTAATAATTTAAACTtgctaattttgtttttaagctGTTAGTTTTGCTTTAGGGCAAGAATCTCTTGTTTTAAGCATGTTTTTCTTGTAAGTATATGTTATTATTGCCTTGCACGCATTGTCCAAGATTTAGTATTTCTACTAAGTTATGTTGGGGCAGAGGTTTGACtctgtccatttttttttttttgtgtgtgtttgtcTTAAAAAATTTAGGTCTTTCTAATGTGTTTTTAGGTATCCTTTAATATTctagaaattttatatttaaaaatatattgcacagttttaataaaaatttataatttaagatccttaaaaagtattaaatagacatttgttagtatttttcaaaaaattattatcataAAAATATGTTATTAAAGGACGATGAAGATTCGgtatttagttttgtttttattttagtcttGAGTGAGaagaaaatataagataaatacaaaaaaaaccaaaaaatgtagaaaaaataagatgagtacaaaaaaaaatatgaatctatgcataaaaatagaaaaaaaaaaacaataaaaatattatagagaGTTTAGtcgatcaaaataaattatggaaagaatatagaaataatcagctgaatatataaaaataagaatatagaaatagtaacataaacaataactatattaaaaaaaaaacaatatttttcatcaaaacaatatttttcatcaaaaataaaataaataatattactaccaagtttactactaacaattaataataataaaataaatttaattcctatcaaatttactaaattacacTATTTGTctctgaaacataaaaaattggataaataaattttacaaaaaataatacaataattttacttaaatgtaatttaaaaatattttataacaaatttaaatattttattataaataaattttctacattaatataatgataaacttaaatatcaaatatgtaattttaaactagttatatagtattataaatatgtaattttaaaaaatcccaaaagtattatattaatttcctattttttggTAGCGTCGCAGCCCACCTCAGCCCTCtcctggttccgccactgaATACATGAATTATGATGAACAAAGGTGTTGATTCATATTTCCAGAGTGACTCTTCAACTCTTAGCAGCCCTAGCCTTCTCAAAAAACGTGTTTTCCGCTCTTAATAGTGTAAATATCGACCCCTATGTCTTTTCTGGACACtcttatttatagaaaaatgcAAAAATCTGATCTAGTCAAACGGCCTGCGCGAGGTGCAGACGCCAGGGACTACTGATCACATTTTTTAAGAATTAAGATAAAGATAGTTTATAAACAACACATTTTTTTAGCCAAAGAGACGCCTTCTACAAATGACAAAACTATGAGACGTATACACGGGACCAAGTAACATAATAACTTTGGTGTTCTTGAGCACTGTAAATGAATAAAATGATACAGGTAATCATTTACAAGATTATTGGCAAAATGAGATTATTAGTTCCATAGATAGAACACTTGCTATGATAGAACAAATCTACAACATTTCAGGCTCTTAAAACTTTGAGAAATGAGAATAGCTAGAATTTTacatttgtttgataaaattttcatttttacattgtaacaagttcattttttttactagttAGTAATTAGCATGAATTTTTTGAAtccaataaaaatatcatctttTAATTACCAACATACAGAAAAACTTCTGAGGCAACGTAAGATACCAAATTCACCGCGGTGCCAAACAATAGCCCCCAAATCCACAAATCCAACGCCAAGACTGATGAAAAGATGAGTAATGCCAATGTTTGATAGCGGTCCAATGGCCAACCAGAAGCTTTAGCTGTTGTCTTCAGAAATGGAAGTGAACTGGTATTGTCTTTCCTTTTCCTTATAGACCAAGCTGTTATCCATTCCAAGCCGGACGGGATTAAATCGAACTCTTCCCTCAATCTCCTCCCGAGATCCGGCATGTGGCCACCACCATAAAGTATGGCAATCTTATTGTGTCCCTTATCCATTGCACTTCTGAGCCTCTCGATTGCAACTCGATTTCTCTCACCAATTATGACAGATTTCTCATCTAACTCTTGTACAAAACTTTACAACAATAGTTTTATCATCAATAATACTCTAGTTGGTGTCTCAACAAAAGATGATATGATTATGTTTATGCAATCTCTTGAGGTACAAAATTTCAACAAAGATTCATGTCATAAACTATACTTTCAAGATTCAAGAAGAGTGCGAGCAACATACTCTTCACAATACACtcttattggttgaaattcaaaaGGTTCCTCATAAATCAAGTTGGTTGGACCTATGTGAATTTCAGCTAATAGGAGAGAATATGTTGTGAAGAGTGTAATAGGAGAGTATGATGCTAGCATTTTTGGTGCATGTTAGGAATCATGTTGAGTTTTACAAAATCAAGTTGACACTTTAGTTTTGTCGACACTTTTGTCAAAATTCCAAGTGACACATCGTGATTCTGCCAAATTAACCACCAAATATGTCCTCGGTCGACAAAATCATAAGTAAGCTCATGGCTCAAAAACTTACATGAAAAAGAGTTTGTATCAATTTGTAGTGGACCAAATTGTgtgttgagagagagagagagatgagagGCACTTACTCAGATGTCAGTACCTTCGCAATTAATGCCTTCATGGAAGCATTAAAATCAAGCGTCGACAATGCCTCAGTGTCAGAATAATCTCCACAAACCCCACTGATGATAAGTTTGCCAACAAGCGGCATAGGAAGTTCATTTGAAGCCCATAAAAGCTTGGATCTCCATGGATCGAGATCTTCCGGAATGGAAGGCTGGAACGTCGCCTCAATAGATTCAAGAGTCTTAtcgtttacaaaaaaaaataagttttcacCTTTTGATTTCtgaaataaaaagagaaaaaatagatCTCAATAATTAATGATCATTACTCATTAGCCCTCATAATCAActcaaaaatgaagaaaaatattagCAACTCAAAACCATAAGTAATTCGAAGGTCTCCTCATCAAGATCTGCATGTTGCCAATTTTCAGACTGGTAATCTAGCCAATCTAATTGGTAAGCCAACCCGAGAATTTGAGTCATCTGTCTGGCGATGAATTCGAAAATGTCAAAATCAAAACCACTATCATCTGATGATTCTGATCCTTCTCTCATATTCTCT from Trifolium pratense cultivar HEN17-A07 linkage group LG5, ARS_RC_1.1, whole genome shotgun sequence encodes:
- the LOC123884176 gene encoding uncharacterized protein LOC123884176, which codes for MVLTSISTISSSTSFLSDSPSTSNSNSTLFRNRPFPSFLVGFPKPPFSNATFKFKFKPSSSFSSASTQQENGSPEQFLKNNSIADFMRFKKGIDGSTGLLQTAVVSYKKKFPWSILKPFLQVDLISTIHIADEEYFLVLQKELESYDCVLYEMVASKETLQNMRNPKKRLKGSQTRGFNILGFIQRQMAQILRLDFQLDCLDYQTENWQHADLDYETFQLLQRAKGESLFTFAKDMTLRSTKAMLQPSIPEDLDPWRSKLLWASRVLPMPLVGLLIIGGVCADVGSPTSDYPEIEALSRLDLSGAMKVFLAKRLTSELTQNTADVEEKSVIIGERNRVAIENLKSAMDKGQNKIAILYGGGHMPDLGRRLREEFDLVPSNVEWITAWSIRKTKLNTSSLPFLKTMAKASGWPLNRYQTLALLIFSSFLALDLWFWELLFGSAVTWVSDVASEVLLYVGN
- the LOC123884177 gene encoding uncharacterized protein LOC123884177 isoform X3; translation: MALTSISTISSSISFLSDSPSNSNSTLFRNRPFPSFLVGFPEQPFSNATFKLKSSSSFSAISTQQEKGSLEQFIQYKEGIDGDTDLLQTSIVSYKKKFPWSIFKPFLQVDLVSTVHIADEEYFLDLQEKLESYDCVLYEMIASKETIENMREGSESSDDSGFDFDIFEFIARQMTQILGLAYQLDWLDYQSENWQHADLDEETFELLMKSKGENLFFFVNDKTLESIEATFQPSIPEDLDPWRSKLLWASNELPMPLVGKLIISGVCGDYSDTEALSTLDFNASMKALIAKVLTSDFVQELDEKSVIIGERNRVAIERLRSAMDKGHNKIAILYGGGHMPDLGRRLREEFDLIPSGLEWITAWSIRKRKDNTSSLPFLKTTAKASGWPLDRYQTLALLIFSSVLALDLWIWGLLFGTAVNLVSYVASEVFLYVGN
- the LOC123884177 gene encoding uncharacterized protein LOC123884177 isoform X1; this translates as MVLTSISTISSSVFLSDSPSTSNSNSTLFRNRPFPSFLVGFPEQPFSNATFKLKSSSSFSAISTQQEKGSLEQFIQYKEGIDGDTDLLQTSIVSYKKKFPWSIFKPFLQVDLVSTVHIADEEYFLDLQEKLESYDCVLYEMIASKETIENMREGSESSDDSGFDFDIFEFIARQMTQILGLAYQLDWLDYQSENWQHADLDEETFELLMKSKGENLFFFVNDKTLESIEATFQPSIPEDLDPWRSKLLWASNELPMPLVGKLIISGVCGDYSDTEALSTLDFNASMKALIAKVLTSDFVQELDEKSVIIGERNRVAIERLRSAMDKGHNKIAILYGGGHMPDLGRRLREEFDLIPSGLEWITAWSIRKRKDNTSSLPFLKTTAKASGWPLDRYQTLALLIFSSVLALDLWIWGLLFGTAVNLVSYVASEVFLYVGN